The window CTCGAAGGGAACGCGAGGGCAATACTTCTCGTCGAGAGGACAGCGTTAAACGTTATGGGCAGGATGAGCGGCATAGCGACCGAAGTCAGGAAGCTGGTCGAGAGGGTGAGGGCGGTAAACCAGAAGGTTCGGGTTGCCGGAACGAGAAAAACCCTCCTCAAGCCGATAGACAAGAGGGCGATACTCATAGGTGGCGGTGAGCCCCACCGCTTTTCCCTTAGCGATGCCGTACTCATAAAGGACAACCACCTGGCTCTTGTCCCCCTGGAAGAAGCCATAAGGCGCGCCAAGGCCTTCAGCGTCTACGAGGTCGTCGAGGTTGAGGTCGAGACCCTCGAGGACGCCATCAAAGCGGCCAGAGCAGGTGCCGACGTTGTGATGCTCGACAACATGAAGCCTGAGGAAATAGCCGAGGTTTTAGAAGCCCTCAAGCGGGAAGGGCTCAGGGAGAGAGTTAAGATAGAGGTCTCGGGCGGCATAACCGAGGAAAATATCGAGGAGTACGCGAAACTTGATATTGACGTTATAAGCCTCGGAGCTCTAACGCATTCCGTCAGGAACTTCGACGTCAGCCTCGAGATAGTTGGAAAGGCCTGAGCGGATTTCCTTCTTTTCTCCTATCACTCGATCGAAGGTTTTTCGGAAACATCGGGGCGTTTCTGCGGCAAGGTTTATATTCAAGTTTTTTCTTGAGATTATTGCAAGTTACAGCTTGAAAAGGTGATACCGATGGGAAAGCTCCACGTTATTGAGGCTAAGGGCACGGAGAGGCTGAAGCGCGGTTTTGCCAGGATGGTTAAAGGCGGCGTCATAATGGACGTCACCAACGCCGAGCAGGCGAGGATTGCGGAAGAGGCAGGTGCAGTTTCTGTCATGGCCCTCCATAAAGTTCCGGCCGACATTAGGAAGGCCGGCGGCGTCGCTAGGATGGCTCCGATAGAGAAGATCCAGGAAATAATGGACGCGGTAACGATTCCTGTCATGGCCAAGGTCAGGATAGGCCACGTCGCCGAGGCTAGAGTCCTTGAGGCGCTCGGTGTGGACATGATAGACGAGAGTGAGGTATTAACTCCAGCGGACCCGTTCTTCCACATAGACAAGAGGGAGTTCAACGTTCCCTTCGTCTGTGGAGCGAGGAATCTTGGGGAGGCCGTCAGGAGGATATGGGAAGGCTCCGCCATGATAAGAACCAAGGGTGAGGCCGGAACCGGCAACATCGTCGAGGCAGTCAGACACGTTAGGCTCGTCGCCGACAACATAAGGCTTATCCAGCGCATGACGGACGAGCAGGTTTATGCCGTGGCTGAAAAGTTCGCCGAGCCGTACCTCAGACTGGCCAGACAGATAAGGGAAATAAGCGGCCTGCCGGAGCAGATTCTCGAGAACGAGCCTGTTTACGGCCACTACACCTATCGCGAGATAGTTGACGGTCTCTACAAGATTCTCCTGGAAATAAAGAAGCTCGGAAGATTGCCCGTGGTTAACTTCGCCGCCGGAGGAGTTGCCACTCCAGCCGACGCCGCCCTGATGATGCAGATGGGCATGGACGGCGTCTTCGTTGGTTCAGGCATCTTCAAGAGCTCCACTCCGGAGAAGATGGCCAGGGCAATAGTTGAAGCCGTTAACCACTGGGACGAGCCGGACGTTATAGCCGCGATAAGCAAAGAGATCGGCGAGCCCATGAAGGGCCTGGAGATTGAGGAGCTCGAGGTCCGCCTCGAGGAGAGGGGCGTCTGAGCTTTTCTTTCTATATTTATGGGGGTGAGAAGGTGCTCAGAGTCGGAGTTATTGGTGTTCAGGGGGCAGTTAGCGAGCACATCGAGGCGGTGAAGAGGGCCTTCGAGAGGCTCGGCGTCGAGGGGGAGGCATTCTGGCTGAGGAGGCCCGAGCAATTGAATGCTATTGATGCAATAATCCTGCCAGGCGGAGAGAGCACGACCATATCTCGGCTGATGCAGAAGAATGGTCTCTTTGAGCCGGTTAAGAAGCTCGGTGAGGAGGGGCTTCCAATAATGGGCACCTGTGCCGGTTTAATCCTTCTCGCAAAGGAGGTCGAGGGAGCCGTTGAGGGACAGCGCTTTCTGGAGCTCCTCGACGTCAGGGTTAACAGAAACGCCTACGGCAGGCAGGTGGACAGTTTCGAAGCCCCGTTAAAGCTGTCCTTCAGTGATGAACCGTTCCCGGGTGTCTTTATTCGTGCTCCAAAGATAGTCGAGCTTCTGAACGATAAGGTCAAGCCCATAGCCTGGCACGGCGATGAGGTCGTTGGCGTAGAGCAGGGGAACATCATTGGCTTAGCGTTCCATCCTGAGTTAACCGACGATGCGAGGCTGCATGAGTACTTCCTCCGGAAGGCTCTTTGATATTCCTCTTTTTCAACCCTCACTCTTCAGGGGGAGGAGGTAAGTTTACAAATTTCATAATACTCAGAATAAGGAAACTCAGAAGCGGAAGGTTCACTCTGGATACTCGCTGGTGAGGCAGGCGGTGCAGAGCCTCTCTTTCCCACCGCCTTTTTCAGCCCATCGACGCTTAGATAATTCAGACTATCAACCCCAATGGCTTTTTTGACCTTCCTGGTGTTCCACCTCGATAAAGACGACCTAATAAACGCCCATAAGGGGCTCTACGGGTGTCTTATTGGGCGGGCCTAAAGTTAGACTCGTAGGTTATGAAAACTGTGTAGCAACCCTTCTCATCTTCAATTATTTCTATCTTCTTCAGTTTTGGGCCATATTCCCTAACGACGTCTTCCACGATCTTGGGCAGCTCCTCAAGGAAGGCCTTTCTTTTAATGGTCATTTCCATCAGGTTCACCAAGAAAAGTTGGGTGGAGGAATTAAAGCCTTATCCTAGAGCTCTCCACGACTATTTTGCGACTCACTTACAGCTGGCAAGATACAAGGGACATATCAGCACCGGACGAGAGATGTTGATAAGATAAGGCAAGCTCTAGACGAAAACCGGCTCAATGAAATATTGACACAAATTTGGAAAACATTGTGTGAATAGGTTTATAAATTGACAGTATTATGCAGAGCAAAAGGTGGTGCTCATGTGGGAGAGCTTCATTGATGAGAAGGTTAAAGAGATAAGGGAAACGGTTGGAGATGGGAAGGCCATCATAGCGCTCAGTGGCGGCGTTGACAGCTCAACCGCTGCTGTTTTAGCCCACCGGGCCATCGGGGATAAACTTCACGCGGTCTTCGTGAACACGGGCTTCCTAAGGAAGGGCGAGCCGGAGTTCGTCTTGAAGACCTTCAGGGACGAGCTCGGTATGAACCTTCACTACGTTGACGCTCAGGGGAGGTTCTTCGAGGCCCTCAAGGGCGTAACTGACCCCGAGGAGAAGAGGAAGGTAATAGGCAGGGTCTTCATAGAGGTGTTCGAGGAGGTTGCGAGGGAAATCGACGCAGAGTTCCTGATTCAGGGGACTATAGCACCTGACTGGATAGAAAGCAAGGGCAAGATAAAGAGCCACCATAACGTCGGTGGACTGCCGGAGAGGCTGAACCTCAAGCTCATCGAGCCGTTGAGGGACCTCTACAAGGATGAAGTCAGGGAACTGGCAAAGGAGCTCGGCCTTCCGGAGAAGATATACAACAGGATGCCCTTCCCTGGTCCCGGACTGGCCGTCAGGGTTCTTGGGGAGGTTACCCCCGAAAAGGTTGCCATCGTCAGGGAGGCCAACGCCATCGTGGAAGAGGAGATAGCTAAAGCTGGACTGAGACCGTGGCAGGCCTTCGCGGTTCTCCTTGGCGTCAAGACCGTCGGCGTTCAGGGTGACATAAGGGCCTATAAGGAAACGATAGCTATTCGCGTTGTTGAAAGCCTCGACGGCATGACCGCCAACGCCATGAACGTTCCCTTTGAGGTTTTGCAGAGGATAGCCTTCAGGATAACGAGCGAGATTCCAGAGGTTGGCAGGGTGCTGTATGACATCACTAACAAGCCACCGGCGACGATAGAGTTCGAATGAGGTGAAATGAATGATAATCATAATGGATAACGGCGGCCAGTACGTCCACAGGATCTGGCGCACTCTTCGCTACCTCGGCGTTGAGGCGAAGATAATCCCAAACACAACGCCTCTCGAGGAGATAAAGGCAATGAAGCCGAAGGGTATAATCTTCTCCGGCGGCCCGGACATCGAGAAGACCGGCAACTGCAGTGCTATACTCGATCACTACGACGAGTTCAACGTGCCTATCCTCGGTATCTGCCTCGGCCACCAGCTCATAGCGAAGTACTTCGGCGGTAAAGTCGGCAGAGGCGAGAAGGCCGAGTACAGCCTCGTAGAGATTGAGATACTCGAGGAGAACGACATATTCAGGGGACTTCCCAAGAGACTCAAAGTCTGGGAAAGCCATATGGATGAGGTGAAAGAGCTCCCGCCCGGTTTCAAACTTCTGGCAAAGAGCGAGACCTGTCCGATCGAGGCTATGAAGCACGAGGAATTGCCAATCTACGGCGTTCAGTTCCATCCAGAGGTCGCCCACACCGAGATGGGGAGCGACGTTTACCGCAACTTTGCTCAGCTCTGCGGAGAGCTCTAATCAGCTAGTCGATCCTCTCCTCATCTTTTTATCGGCAACGGGTTTAGTCATCATCCCCCAGCTATTCTCCTTCTTTGTCTTAAAGCATTTCCCTGATTACGACAGTACATTGCAAAATCAAAAACTTTTTAAAGTTTTACTTCTTACTCTTTGTGGTGATATTTTGGGACACACGGTATATTATCGCACTCGAATCGAGCGGTGGGATGACTTCAAGCGGTTCATCGAGAGAATCTGCGATGGCCTCGGATACGAATTCGTGGAGATGGGGGAGTCTGTACTTGTGGTCTCAGGGTGTCTTCATGTTGAGCCCCTACAGATAAAAAGAGAAGGGTTCGGGTTTGCCAAAACCAACCTGGTTGAGCCCTGTCACTCGATTTACCTGTTAATCCTTCATTCACTTTCTTCTTTCGGCTCCGTTGAGGTCTGGGAGGACAGATAGACCTCTATGATCTTAGTCGGCACCGCGCCTCTCAGCCGTCTGTCTTCCACGATTAGCTTCACGACCCTCCCGACCTCTAAATCATCGACGGCATCGACCCAGTAGCGGCCTGGCTTGACGTTGGCGGAAATGTCATCATGGACGAATACCTTCACAATGTCCCCACGGATTTCCTCCACAACGCCATAGGTCCAGTCACGTCCGTATTTAGTCTTGAAATACCATCTGAATGCCATGACTGCTATGAACACCAGCACAAGGTAGCCGTAGTAATAGTAGATGCTTGTGGCGATTCTCCTGATGAAGGAGTAGCCAAGGAACGCACCAAAGGATATCAGGGAAATGAAGTAGTAGAAGAATCTGTACGGCTCTGGTTCTATAAAGAATTCCCTGTTTCTTGTGAGCAGGTAGCGAAGGTAGAGGAAGTATATCAGGGCTATCACAGCGAGCCAGAGGGGATTAAGCTTTAGGAACAGGACTGCGAGGTTTGTTAGGAGATATATTAAGAATGCAATTTGGAGCTTAAGGCTGAGGAACTCGTGGGTTGTTAAATCCTTCTTTATCAGCCGTGTAAGGTATCTGAACGTGGGTGGGTCTTCTGATGGGGAGGGGTTGATAAACTCAATTAGTTTGTGAATTCCGGAGTCCACCGCTTCACCTATATTATAAAGGAAATCTTCCA of the Thermococcus onnurineus NA1 genome contains:
- the nadC gene encoding carboxylating nicotinate-nucleotide diphosphorylase, whose amino-acid sequence is MIHLSYLIRFIEEDAPFGDVTSEAVIPKELNAKAVIIAKQEGIIAGVEEAKALFEYFGVKVEVRKRDGEAVNRGDVLLELEGNARAILLVERTALNVMGRMSGIATEVRKLVERVRAVNQKVRVAGTRKTLLKPIDKRAILIGGGEPHRFSLSDAVLIKDNHLALVPLEEAIRRAKAFSVYEVVEVEVETLEDAIKAARAGADVVMLDNMKPEEIAEVLEALKREGLRERVKIEVSGGITEENIEEYAKLDIDVISLGALTHSVRNFDVSLEIVGKA
- the pdxS gene encoding pyridoxal 5'-phosphate synthase lyase subunit PdxS, with translation MGKLHVIEAKGTERLKRGFARMVKGGVIMDVTNAEQARIAEEAGAVSVMALHKVPADIRKAGGVARMAPIEKIQEIMDAVTIPVMAKVRIGHVAEARVLEALGVDMIDESEVLTPADPFFHIDKREFNVPFVCGARNLGEAVRRIWEGSAMIRTKGEAGTGNIVEAVRHVRLVADNIRLIQRMTDEQVYAVAEKFAEPYLRLARQIREISGLPEQILENEPVYGHYTYREIVDGLYKILLEIKKLGRLPVVNFAAGGVATPADAALMMQMGMDGVFVGSGIFKSSTPEKMARAIVEAVNHWDEPDVIAAISKEIGEPMKGLEIEELEVRLEERGV
- the pdxT gene encoding pyridoxal 5'-phosphate synthase glutaminase subunit PdxT produces the protein MLRVGVIGVQGAVSEHIEAVKRAFERLGVEGEAFWLRRPEQLNAIDAIILPGGESTTISRLMQKNGLFEPVKKLGEEGLPIMGTCAGLILLAKEVEGAVEGQRFLELLDVRVNRNAYGRQVDSFEAPLKLSFSDEPFPGVFIRAPKIVELLNDKVKPIAWHGDEVVGVEQGNIIGLAFHPELTDDARLHEYFLRKAL
- the guaA gene encoding glutamine-hydrolyzing GMP synthase, translating into MWESFIDEKVKEIRETVGDGKAIIALSGGVDSSTAAVLAHRAIGDKLHAVFVNTGFLRKGEPEFVLKTFRDELGMNLHYVDAQGRFFEALKGVTDPEEKRKVIGRVFIEVFEEVAREIDAEFLIQGTIAPDWIESKGKIKSHHNVGGLPERLNLKLIEPLRDLYKDEVRELAKELGLPEKIYNRMPFPGPGLAVRVLGEVTPEKVAIVREANAIVEEEIAKAGLRPWQAFAVLLGVKTVGVQGDIRAYKETIAIRVVESLDGMTANAMNVPFEVLQRIAFRITSEIPEVGRVLYDITNKPPATIEFE
- a CDS encoding GMP synthase subunit A — protein: MIIIMDNGGQYVHRIWRTLRYLGVEAKIIPNTTPLEEIKAMKPKGIIFSGGPDIEKTGNCSAILDHYDEFNVPILGICLGHQLIAKYFGGKVGRGEKAEYSLVEIEILEENDIFRGLPKRLKVWESHMDEVKELPPGFKLLAKSETCPIEAMKHEELPIYGVQFHPEVAHTEMGSDVYRNFAQLCGEL
- a CDS encoding DUF2101 family protein is translated as MSLEDFLYNIGEAVDSGIHKLIEFINPSPSEDPPTFRYLTRLIKKDLTTHEFLSLKLQIAFLIYLLTNLAVLFLKLNPLWLAVIALIYFLYLRYLLTRNREFFIEPEPYRFFYYFISLISFGAFLGYSFIRRIATSIYYYYGYLVLVFIAVMAFRWYFKTKYGRDWTYGVVEEIRGDIVKVFVHDDISANVKPGRYWVDAVDDLEVGRVVKLIVEDRRLRGAVPTKIIEVYLSSQTSTEPKEESE